A single region of the Thermotoga profunda AZM34c06 genome encodes:
- a CDS encoding BMP family ABC transporter substrate-binding protein — MKKIIVFITTIFSVIVTGYSVALLITGEVGGNAIYEMMVEGATRASKELGFDVKVIEGGYNSAKWEPLLISLASTKSYDLIVTFTEGMPKSVEKAARIFPNQKFALIDGIAPNLSNVYSLGFKDEEMAYLAGYFAGLVTKSDLRGANKELKIGMIAGDIYPAMMEKMKPAYENGAKNVDEKIEVLFSVAGSWADPNKGAELAQMQFSQGVDVIFLVAGGTGVGAIQKAKEFGRYIIGVDSNIIYLSPNSILACVLKKADVAIYDVLKRAYQGKLPFGTSERWGIKEGVISFTFDDPYYLRNVPEQIREKMLDLFEKLRQGTIKVLGE, encoded by the coding sequence GTGAAGAAAATCATCGTATTCATCACAACAATTTTTTCTGTGATCGTTACAGGTTACAGTGTGGCACTCTTGATAACTGGTGAAGTGGGTGGAAATGCAATTTATGAAATGATGGTAGAAGGCGCGACACGTGCATCGAAGGAACTTGGATTCGATGTGAAGGTCATCGAAGGAGGTTACAATTCGGCTAAATGGGAACCTTTGTTGATCAGCCTTGCATCAACCAAGTCATACGATCTGATAGTGACATTTACGGAAGGAATGCCAAAAAGCGTTGAAAAGGCAGCCAGAATCTTTCCAAATCAAAAATTTGCACTTATAGATGGAATCGCTCCAAATCTCTCCAATGTTTATTCACTTGGCTTCAAGGACGAAGAGATGGCATACCTTGCAGGTTATTTTGCAGGTCTTGTGACAAAGAGTGATCTTCGCGGGGCAAACAAAGAACTGAAAATCGGCATGATTGCAGGTGATATCTACCCAGCCATGATGGAGAAGATGAAGCCCGCTTATGAAAATGGCGCCAAGAATGTTGACGAGAAAATTGAGGTCTTATTTTCTGTGGCAGGAAGTTGGGCAGATCCGAATAAGGGTGCTGAATTAGCCCAGATGCAATTTTCACAAGGCGTTGATGTAATTTTCTTGGTTGCGGGCGGCACAGGTGTCGGTGCCATTCAAAAGGCAAAAGAGTTTGGTAGGTATATTATTGGCGTCGACTCAAACATCATCTATCTATCACCAAATTCAATCCTGGCTTGTGTATTAAAAAAAGCAGATGTGGCGATCTACGATGTTCTCAAAAGGGCTTACCAGGGAAAATTACCTTTTGGAACCAGTGAACGATGGGGAATAAAAGAAGGTGTGATCAGTTTCACTTTTGATGATCCTTATTATCTACGAAACGTACCTGAACAAATCAGAGAAAAGATGCTCGATCTTTTTGAAAAATTAAGACAAGGGACGATCAAAGTTCTCGGTGAGTGA
- a CDS encoding DUF1292 domain-containing protein, whose product MQKEDFEVFVLTDENNVDHHFVLLAKIEDSGKEYWVCEEIMVDEKGEITDFGEIYPFQVKEGENGDLFVDSIETEEEFERVSAAWNELLEKDDELRGMLDVEEHEHEHDEEEDN is encoded by the coding sequence ATGCAAAAAGAGGATTTTGAAGTTTTCGTTCTAACCGACGAGAACAACGTTGACCATCATTTTGTGTTACTTGCCAAGATCGAGGACTCAGGTAAGGAATACTGGGTTTGTGAAGAAATAATGGTCGACGAAAAAGGTGAAATCACAGATTTTGGTGAAATCTATCCATTCCAGGTCAAAGAAGGCGAAAATGGAGATCTCTTCGTTGATTCTATAGAAACCGAAGAAGAGTTCGAGAGAGTCTCGGCGGCTTGGAATGAGCTCTTAGAGAAAGATGATGAACTAAGAGGTATGCTCGATGTTGAGGAGCACGAACATGAACACGACGAAGAGGAGGACAACTGA